The following coding sequences lie in one Benincasa hispida cultivar B227 chromosome 6, ASM972705v1, whole genome shotgun sequence genomic window:
- the LOC120079011 gene encoding CST complex subunit TEN1 isoform X1, with protein sequence MHQGSLPSLSILRIWNFGEKERGFYWMASAAIKSGALVSLKDLMKPSSEFFKDGASLRVTGKLVEYSVETAIAIIVDGNVNLKIDTQHLRELSIRIGSIYQFIGELLVQSDNEATLRARVGRNVDGIDLNLYHQSLQLLRQFQADHLNKRTN encoded by the exons ATGCATCAGGGATCGCTTCCTAGTTTGAGTATATTAAGGATTTGGAATTTTGGTGAAAAAG AAAGAGGATTTTACTGGATGGCTTCAGCTGCAATAAAATCAGGGGCGTTGGTTTCACTGAAAGACCTGATGAAGCCATCTTCTGAGTTCTTCAAGGATGGGGCTTCACTTAGAGTTACCGGAAA GTTAGTGGAGTATTCTGTAGAGACAGCCATTGCCATAATTGTTGATGGAAATGTTAACttgaagatcgacacacagcaTCTGAGAGAACTTAGCATTCGCATTGGTTCCATATATCAATTTATTGGTGAACTACTTGTTCAGTCAGATAATGAG GCAACTCTGCGGGCACGTGTTGGCAGGAATGTTGATGGAATTGACCTCAACCTTTATCATCAGTCCCTGCAGCTGTTAAGACAATTTCAAGCTGATCACTTGAACAAGAGGACAAATTAG
- the LOC120079011 gene encoding CST complex subunit TEN1 isoform X2 gives MASAAIKSGALVSLKDLMKPSSEFFKDGASLRVTGKLVEYSVETAIAIIVDGNVNLKIDTQHLRELSIRIGSIYQFIGELLVQSDNEATLRARVGRNVDGIDLNLYHQSLQLLRQFQADHLNKRTN, from the exons ATGGCTTCAGCTGCAATAAAATCAGGGGCGTTGGTTTCACTGAAAGACCTGATGAAGCCATCTTCTGAGTTCTTCAAGGATGGGGCTTCACTTAGAGTTACCGGAAA GTTAGTGGAGTATTCTGTAGAGACAGCCATTGCCATAATTGTTGATGGAAATGTTAACttgaagatcgacacacagcaTCTGAGAGAACTTAGCATTCGCATTGGTTCCATATATCAATTTATTGGTGAACTACTTGTTCAGTCAGATAATGAG GCAACTCTGCGGGCACGTGTTGGCAGGAATGTTGATGGAATTGACCTCAACCTTTATCATCAGTCCCTGCAGCTGTTAAGACAATTTCAAGCTGATCACTTGAACAAGAGGACAAATTAG